Within Salarias fasciatus chromosome 15, fSalaFa1.1, whole genome shotgun sequence, the genomic segment GAAAGAAAAACCGCAACCATCATCTTTAAGGAGATTACTTTAAAATCCATGAAACATGACAATAAGTTAGGAAAACATTCACCAGTGAGTACCAACACCTTGGCAGTATTGCACGTTTATTCAGATTTTCTTccataaaatatacaaaaaacaTACCGTCATATTTCTACACCGTTGTATTTTTCACTGTGACTTAAAAACATTGCAGAGATCTCAGCTTCCGTCCCTTGTGGGTGAAAAGCTTTGGAAGAAGTTTGGGGTTGAGgttcaatcagtcaatcaatcattcTTTATTTACagagcacttctcatattcataaaaaacactgcaaagtgCTGAACGGTGaaatcagtcataaaaaccaaaaaacaaaacggcACCATCgatcacacacacttacagacaCACCGCCGGTATGTTTCATACaaaagaggagacatggcactgagcatcatgggaaacacccccagtggggccgcccacaccaggagaagtcaAGGGTCATGACTGCTGGGgttccagcgcccgacccccaaCCCCGCCACACCGAGGTGCGGAGCCCCCCCCTTCAGTGTCCGCCCAGCAGCCTCTTCTCGTCCTTGGCGCCGTCCAGGCTGCCGCCCATGCTGCGGCTCTCCAGCTCCacgttcctctggttctgccgGAGGGCGTCGTCCGCCGTGGGCCAGCGGGGGCCGGACAGCATGGCCGGGTGCTCCGCCGAGATCATCCCGTGGGAGCTGCTCCTCCCGCAGCGCACCCGGGTGCAGAGCAGGTAGAAGAGCTCCACCACGTTGAGCAGCAGCGAGAGGCAGGCCACCGCCAgcatgaagatgatgaagatggtcTTCTCGGTGGGGCGGGACATGTAGCACTCCACGGTGAAGGGGCAGGGCTTCCGGGAGCAGGGGAACATGGGCACCATGACGAAGCCGTACAGGTAGTACTGGCCCACGATGAAGCCCGCCTCGATGATGATCTTGGCCACCAGCTGGGTGAGGTAGCTCCCCAGCAGGTTGCCCTTGATCTTCACGTTGCCCTTCTCGTCGGAGTACTTGGGCACCTTGACGAGCGTGCCGCCGGGGCTCTTCAGTATCTCCCGCAGCTTGTCCTCCTTGTGGATGACCTGCATGGCGTGCCCCAGGTAGATGAGCGTCGGCGTGGACACGAAGAGGATCTGCAGCACCCAGAAGCGGATGTGCGAGATGGGGAAGGTCCAGTCGTAGCACACGTTCTCGCAACCGGGCTGCTGGGTGTTGCAGATGAAGTCCGACTGCTCGTCGCCCCAGACGCTCTCGGCGCCGGCGCCCAGGACCATGAtcctgaagaggaagagcaCGCTCATCCAGATCTTCCCGATCACGGTGGAGTGGGACTGGACCTTCTCCAGCAAGGTCGACAGGAACCCCCAGTCGCCCATCTTTCCACACGGCTCTCAGTCACTTATCTACCAAGGAAAACAGTCAAGAAGTCTTGATTTAGAATCTGATATAGGACAGAAATCACACATCGTGGGCAACAGCCGGACGGTTGAGCGTCTGGAGAACAGATGCTGGCCCGAGGCACGGAGCGGCTCTGCAGCCGCTGAGCCGGCGGCTCCAGGACTGCCCCTTATCCACAGAACATTAACCCTGCTTCATATTCAATCAATAGACCGGTGATAAAGGAAAAGGCTCCACTGCTTTGTCAATAGATCTTTCCTTTGTTGGTTCTTGAATTTTCCTCCCTGAACCTCGAGGTATTCGGTCAATATTGAAGCCAAATAATTATTGAGCAGATTTTGAAAGAACTCACTTTACGGAGAAGGATTGTAAAAGAAGGACTCTGAGAATTAGAGAAAAAACGAGCAAAAGAAAGTCCAAAAAAGTGgcattaattttttaaaaaattggtATTTTCATGAAATCAGTAAAGAAGACTTGCGGAGAGGTACGGCTGCATCTTACCTGCTGACCTGGTCACGGAGGACTGCCTGCGCTCGCCACCAATCGCTAACTGCCGGTTGGACCTTGGAGTTGGTGGAGTTGGCCTCATGAGGGATCAAGTTGCGCAACACACATCTGGCTGCAATGTCACGTTGCTCCCGTCCGCAGACGCCAGCAGAAACCGGGCTGGGGAGGAGAGTAATGATTGACAGGCGCTCGGCAGACGCTCTCCCGGACTGAAGGCGTGCTGCGGACCGGCCGTCCGGACTGAGACGCTCCCTCAGCCACCTTCAGACGATCCTCTGGTGACCATATTCAGTCTGATTTCAACTGGTACAACCTAATAATCTAAAAGCACCATGTCAAAGCCTTTAAAACTTAAACTTTAGGACTTTCCCTTCAGTGGTCAAAATGTCTacgttttcacaaaaccaaacagttgtGACAGAAAATTACTTTAATCTCAATataaagacaattttaatgaaaccttctggtgtaaaatacagtgaaatgatcagaaaacatcctgcagctgttgcattatgggtgtttttactgAACTGACAGCATGGCTTAAAGGCTAACGCGAGTTTGCTAGCCTTCATGTTAGCATATCTCAGCTCAGCTTTCAGTaacacgctgtgtccagaactCTGAAGAAGttaattttatttgaaatgtttaccGTGCCCGTCGGTCGTTTGACCAGATTGGTGCCTATTGTGGGCCAGATGTGGTCCacagccttatgtttgacaaccctgatCTAAAACCTCAACttgacacattttttaaaatgtattttaagcTGTTtccaacatttacaaaaaaaaaaaaacgaaaggaAAGAAAGACATTCTGCAGTAAATAAGCCGTCTCATATCTTCCATgtgttttagtcatttttgtagtttttctctctgttttgggTTCTGAGAAGAGTCCATCTCCTCCTTTACTCTCATAAAATCGTGCAGTTTTTCCGTCATGTGTTTTCCCACCCCTCCCCCGTTTTCTTGCGATCCCTTTTTGTTCCAGTTCGACTGACTTAACATCAAATATCCGCCTCGTCACTGAAGTTCAGCTGGTTAATGAGTGaaaatcaggaggaaatcaTGTGGAAGTGTTTCATCGGAACAaataaggagaggaggagtcgATATGAGGAGGAGTACAAGCAAGAGGAGGAGGTTCAGGAGAAACGGAAAGGAGcaggggccttacctataaaaCTCTGCGgcaaaatctgacaataatcgtgcgtgggaacgcaacaCAAACTTCTGTCCGTAAAAAAAATCGGGAGGTAAAAAACTGTCCGCAGCACGGCTGTACGCAATTTCCAAGTAATGGATCCCAATCCTGCGCCAGAACATGACGGCGGTCGATCCCACCCACAATcccgccccaactccaccccttggcaccatatatgggtatgcaaatgaactcatgaatgaaatttgggtattTTAGAGGGTGTGGCGCATAGCACTGTTACATGCACGATGGACCGTAAACGACCTAAGAAGCGACCCTTCAGCGAGACAGAAATCCAAACCcttattggtgaggtggagagccggaagtgcagagacaaaggcccaatcccaattctctgcttaatcctcactcctcaaccttgatcctcaatctcaaattaagtgcctcctaaaaacaagtgttaaggaatgtaatgtcacttggaaatgggacaacccttaaagacagttacgtccttggaccacagggggcagcactgcgcaagagggtagaagaaagccgaaagaagtgcagcgtttcctgcaggaaaaaagtttagccaggggggagcgcgcggcggggagtttttggaccgtcgggagggtgctaggggctcgcgcgacgcttctttggaccgtccgaaggagagagagagcgcacacgcgtggaccgctgtttttttcccctctccgttgtcaaggCGGTGCAGAATTTAGTGCggtagcggtggtggtggtggtggtggtggtgggggggggggggggggctggcagcagtgataattttggtcaatgatccataacaacgccctttataattgtaagtaatgcgccctgcattagaaatgtttaacattttgcatgtgtgaccttgttaataaatgcattcaaatgaattttcttgatttctttctaatagcctttgtaaatattatctgtgatagaaagttaatacaactactcccaaagtaatatacaccattttttattaataaaataacagcaaaacgaactatttaacaagcattctggattctccttaactccaaggtaggtctggtagaatctcaaaattaagggagataacgtcccttagtctcgctcctttcctcaacttgtttaggaatgggacagcacttaacttcacgggagcgcgcattttgaggaatgaggagtaagattgaggattaagcagagaattgggattcgcccaaAGACAGTGtacgtgtttttattttgtgatgtgtttgattgctccccttggaactatttatttttttgtttattttagaagatgtagAAGGTGAGGTAGAGATGAAAACATCCCAAAGCGCACAAAacgtgacttcctcaaagtgtctcccctcgTTGTTACCTTCTTTTTCGTCTCCatgtagtttttctgaattgtgtgGTCCGTGTATTGGTGGTCCGtggcagctgttttgtttgcggtgaggaccgcaaagtccAACGCATTTGTTCCCTGCGGTAGATTTTTATAAGTACCGGCTCtggcgcagaggagccgctgagcAAAGTTTGGGGCTGGTTCTGTGCGCAGTGAGCTTTACAGGTAAGGCCCCAGAAGATGGCGAGCGGAAGGAGGAAGATTTGatggaaaagaagcagaaaacgGCTCGCAAGAATTGAGCCCCAGtctggccaaaccaccaagggAACGGTCCAAATTTCCAAGAAAAGCTtttgaaaatcaacatttaacTGATTGCAGCGTGTTTTAAGTGACTTTCTGATCACTGTAGTTCAAGTTAGCGTCTTAGAAACTGTTGCTTCGCACGCAGACCGATGGAATCCACGCTTAAAACCTTTCAGGCGGGAAATGCGaggtttgaaaaagaaagaaaaagacgatCAGTGCTCCAGGAGTCTCTGAAAATGGGTTTTATTGTATGTAAAGAAGGAGCAATCATCTGtggaaaaagtcattttagGGCTACGTTTTATCATGTGAAAGAGTCATGTTTACAGAagctgtggacacacacacacacacacacacacacgtgcgcacacacacacacacgcacacgcacacacgcacgcaccctCTCTCTCAGATGTGGACCTCCCCGATGTTGTTCTCGGACGACACGTTCCTGGCGACCTCTGCCCCGCCGTTGACGGCCAGCTTGCGCCCCTGCAGCTCCGTCTCCAGGTTGACCAGGTTCTGCACGGCCTCGCCGCCGTTGAACAtccgccgctccgccggcggcggcggcgtcacgggcgtcacggTGTAGTCCCGCCTCCGCGCCACGCACTCCTTCACGCCCCTGCCGCACAGGTAGAGGAGCTCGGCCAGGCCGAGCGCCAGCGACACCGCGGCCGCCACCAGCATGAACCAGATGATGACCGACTTCTCGGTGGGCCGCGACAGGAAGCAGTCCACCTTGTGCGGGCAGGGGAAGCGGCTGCAGACGTAGCGGGTCTGCAGGGTGAAGCCGTACAGCAGGTACTGGCCGGCGATGAACAGCACCTCCAGGACGATCTtggccagcaggtggagcacatAGCTGCGCAGCAGGCGGCCGCGGATGCTCACCCTGCCGCTGCTCTTGATGTACT encodes:
- the LOC115401757 gene encoding gap junction Cx32.2 protein-like gives rise to the protein MGDWGFLSTLLEKVQSHSTVIGKIWMSVLFLFRIMVLGAGAESVWGDEQSDFICNTQQPGCENVCYDWTFPISHIRFWVLQILFVSTPTLIYLGHAMQVIHKEDKLREILKSPGGTLVKVPKYSDEKGNVKIKGNLLGSYLTQLVAKIIIEAGFIVGQYYLYGFVMVPMFPCSRKPCPFTVECYMSRPTEKTIFIIFMLAVACLSLLLNVVELFYLLCTRVRCGRSSSHGMISAEHPAMLSGPRWPTADDALRQNQRNVELESRSMGGSLDGAKDEKRLLGGH
- the LOC115401756 gene encoding gap junction Cx32.7 protein-like; this translates as MGDWDLLGRLLDKVQTHSTVIGKVWLTVLFVFRIMVLHTGAEKVWGDEKSDFVCNTQQPGCENVCYDLAFPISHVRFWVLQIVALATPMLLYLGHVLHVIHAEKKLKEKMKKQAALGDPAGLFFQSASKVPKYIKSSGRVSIRGRLLRSYVLHLLAKIVLEVLFIAGQYLLYGFTLQTRYVCSRFPCPHKVDCFLSRPTEKSVIIWFMLVAAAVSLALGLAELLYLCGRGVKECVARRRDYTVTPVTPPPPAERRMFNGGEAVQNLVNLETELQGRKLAVNGGAEVARNVSSENNIGEVHI